GCGTACTTCCGCATCCCTGCGGTGCCCGTCGGCCTGGTGGGCGGACTGGCCGGGACTCTCTACGGTTTCGGATTGTCGCTAGCGCGATGTGAGTTTGCGGCCGCGCGAAGCGGGGCGAGATGTAGTGCAGGCGGTGGCTATAGGGCGCTTGCAGGGTGCGTGGGCTCAGGGAGGGGAGGGGGATGTGCGCTGTGCAGTGAGCGATTTCGCGCTTGAGTTGGGGGGTTTCGCAAGGGGTGCTTACGACTGCCTGCTGAAGCGGGCAGTCCCGAGAAAGCAGGGGCCGGGCGGGGTTTGCCGATAGGATGGTAACGGGTTGAGGATCGGTATTGCGTTCCACGGAAGGACAGCGGGCTATGCGGCGAAACGGGCGGACAGACGTACTTCTCACGGCACTGATGGGCGCACTGCTACTGGCGTCGGGTCTCGCGGCGGCGGATGTCGATTCGCGGGTCGAGAACCACCTCGGGGTGGCGGATTTGCGGGGGACGGTGGTGTCGGTGTGTGTGATCGATGTGGCGCGGGACGAGGTCCTGGCCGAGGTCGATGAAGACCGCGCGATGATCCCGGCATCGAACATGAAACTCATCACCACGGCCACGGCGCTGGCGACCCTGGGCGGGGACTTCCGCTTCTCGACCCGGCTGTCGCTGCTCGAAGGCGTTGATGGCGGTCGGCCTTCGCTGCTGATCGTGGGCGATGGCGACCCGGCATTTGGCGACCCCGTCACGCTCGACTCGGCGGGGTATACCGTCGAAGACCTCGTGGACTGGTGGCTCGACGCGGTCGAAGCGACCGGGCACACGGAGTTTGAACGCATCGTCTTGGACGACCGCGTGTTTGCGAACGGGGCCCAGGAGCGGGTGCACCCCACCTGGCCGCGGAACCAGCTGCATAAGTGGTACTGCGCGCAGGTGATGGGGATCAACTTCTTCAACAACGTCTTTCAGGTCCGGGCCACGCCCACGCGGATGGGCGACGACATCGAGCTGGCGATTTATCCCTACGGCCCATTCGTGCGGACGGACCTGCGGGTGCGGACCGGGCAGATCGACCAGTGGGACATCATCACCGCAGCCGACAACAACCAGATCACGTTCCGTGGGCAGCTGCGGCATGCCCAGCAGCAGCGCGTTGCGATGCACGACCCGGCCGACATCTTCGGGCAGCTCCTCAAGCGCGAGCTGGGGCGACGCGGCATCGGCGTCGGCGAAGTGGTCCGGCCCGACGCGGACGAGCAGCTGCCCGACGGCACACTGCTGCACCAGGTCAACACGACCCTGCAGGCGGTGCTCAACCGCACGAACCGCGACTCGATGAACCTCTACGCCGAGGCCCTGCTCAAGCGCAGCGGGTACCAGTTGACCGGCGCGCCCGGCAGCTTCGACAACGGCTCGGCCGCGGTCAGGCGGTTCCTCGCGAACCATATCGATGACCCGACCCTCGCGGCGTCGATCCAGGTGGCCGACGGCTCGGGGATGTCGCGGGAGAATCAGGTCACGACGCGGGCGCTGGCGGAAGTACTGGCGGCGATGCCGGGCACCGAGTCGTTTGGGCCCTTCCTCGAATCGCTGGGCCGGCCCGGCCAGGGCGGGACGCTCGACAGCCGGTTCGCCGACACCGATCTCACCGGCGCGGTCTACGCCAAGTCGGGCTATCTCAACGGCGTGTCGGCGCTGTCGGGCTACCTCGTCTACCCGCCCCGCCGGGCTGGCGGGTCGCCCCGGTACATCGCGTTCTCGATCGTCTGCAACGGCTTTGGCTCGGGCAACGCCCGGGAACTCAGCAACCGCGACATGAAACGGCTGCAGGAAGAGATCGTCGCGCTGATCGACGAAGAGGTCGTCAACGCCGCCCCGACGCGGTGAGTGCACGCATCGTCCTCGCCCGACCACGCCCAGCCACATCGGCGGAGGCCGTGCCGGGAGCGTTCTGGCATCGCGCCGACCCCCGAGCCGACAGTTCACAAGTAATAAACCGACTGTGCACGCGTCGTGCTGAGCGTGCAGCCACTAGGAATTGCTCCTTAGGTTGCCCACTTTGCCATCTTGGGGATGACCCGCACTTTTTCGGTTTTTCCCCTTGACACAGGCATGTCCATCGGGTTCAATGTATGAGAGTCGCGTTTGGGGCATTCTTCGGGATGACCCGCGCAAGAAAAGAAGGAGCGGGTCTTCGGACCCAGACAAAAGGTACTCGAACAATCGTCCACTCTTTCGGCTGGTGTATTCAACCAGTCGTGTCCCGAAGCGTGTCGCTTCAAAACTTACCGCTGAGTCGTGGGGACGGCTTTGCGGAATAATCTAAAATTTTCCCCATTTTTCCCTAACAGGAGCAGAGGACATGAAGCTTTCCCTCACCACCCGTCTCAGCAAGTATGGCGCCTTGGCAGTTGCCGGTGCCGCCGCAACCGCAGGCGTTCAGACCGCTGATGCGGCCATCGTCTACAGCGGTGTGCAGAACATCGCCGTGCCCGCCGACTTCACGGGCGTGTACATCGACCTCGACGGTCTGGCGTTCAACACCACCGGCGGCAACGCTGCCAGCGACTACAACATCTGGTTCACCGGCGGTGGCTGGGACACGTTCCACCCCAACGGAACCACGACCCACGAAGCATCTGACGCTGTCAATGTTGATGTCCTCGCCGCAGGTGCCGCCGTCACGGGTGGCACCAGCCTGAACCAGGACGAACTCGACCTCTTTGACTCGTCCCTCGGTGGCCCTGGCAGCGGCTTCATCGGCTTCAACAACGCCGGCAACCTGGGCTGGATCCAGCTCGCCAACGTCGATGCCTCCGCAGGCACGTTGACCGTCGTCGACTGGGCCTTCGAAGATTCGGGCGGCGCCATCAACGCCGGCCAGGTCCCCGAGCCCGGCTCGCTCGCACTGCTCGGCCTCGGTGGCCTCGCGCTGCTCCGTCGCCGCCGCTAATCGCGGATGAATCACGCAGTAGACCGCCCTACGGGCAGCTCTACTGGCCCTACACGAAAGTGTGAGGCACAATACAGTTGAAACGAGAGGCCCGGCTAACACCGGGCCTTTCTTTTACCCCGACTCGATCTCCGACCCAATGGCCGATAGACCTGTCAGCAGACCTGCCATCGCCCTAAGCCACACACGCACTGACGGAGCCCCTGCCTTGACCGACACCCCAAGCAAAAAGCTCGTCTTCCTGGGATGGGACGCGGCCGACTGGCAGCTGATGCGCCCGCTCATCGAGCAGGGCCGGATGCCCAACCTCAAGCGCGTGATGGACGCAGGGGCGTGGGGCAACCTCTCGACGCTCGACCCGATCCTCTCGCCGATGCTATGGAACTCGATCGCGACGGGCAAACGGCCCCAGAAACACAACATCCTCGGGTTCATCGAGCCCAAGCCCGACGGCTCGGGCGTCCGGCCGGTGTCGAGCACCTCGCGCACGGCCCGTGCGTTTTGGAACATCTTCCACCACGCCGGACTCCGCGGGCACGTGCTCAACTGGTTCGCCTCGCACCCGGCCGAGCCGATCAACGGCGCGGTGGTCACCAACATCTACGCCGCGCTCAAGGCCGATGGCGATAAGCTCGCCCCCCTGCCCCCCCATACCGTGTCACCCGAGACGCTCGCGGGCGACCTCTCCGGGGTCCGGGTCGGACCCACAAAGCTACGTCAGGAGGTGCTGCGGCGCTTCGTCGCCCCGGACGTCCAACTCAAGCCCAAGCGCGATGCGCACAAGCTGGGGCACCTCTCCAAGATGGTCGCGGAGATGGCCTCGGTGCAGGCCGGGTACATGCATCTGCTCCGACATGAACCCTGGGACTACGCCGCAGTCTACTTCGGCGCCGTCGACCACTTCTGCCACCACTTCATCGAGTTCATGCCGCCCCAGATGCCCGACGTCGCCCGGCACGACATGCTCAACTTCCGAGAGGTCGTCAACGAGTGCTACGTCTACCATGACAAGATGCTCGCCGAGACGCTCAAGGAGGCCGGCGACGACGCGCTGCTGATGATCTGCTCCGACCACGGATTCCTCAACGGCCAACTCCGACCCACCAAAGAAGTCGACCCCGCCGCCTGGCACCGCTTCCACGGGATGGTCCTGCTGCATGGCCCGGGGATCGCAAAGAATGAAGAACTCATCGGCGCCACCCTCCTTGATATCACACCCACTCTGCTTACCCTCATGGGGCTGCCGGTCGGAGAGGATATGGACGGCAAGGTGCTCGAGCAGGCGTTCGAGACCCCGCCGACCATCGAGCGCATCCCGAGTTGGGAAGACGTCGAGGGCGACTTCGGCGAACACCCCGCGGACATGAAGGAAGACGCGTTCGAGGCGCAGGAGTCGCTGCGTCAACTCGTTGAGCTGGGGTACATCGATGCGCCCGACGGGGATGTCGAGGCGCAGATCGAGATCGCCCGGCGTGAGCAGCAGGTCAACCTCGCGGCGGCGTACCAGTTTGCCGGCCAGCTGGACGAGGCGGAACAGATCTGGGACGGCATCCTGAAGGACTACCCCGACGAAGCGCGGTTTCTGCTAAAGGCGGCCGAGCTCAATATGTCACGTCGGCAATTCGACAAGGCCGAGACGCTGCTCGCGCATTGCGAGGCTACGCACGGCCCGATGCCGCAGGTCTGCCTGTACCGGTCGCACATCGCGATCGCGACCGGCGACCTCGACGCGGCGGACCAGCAACTGGCCAAAGCCCAGCAGCTCGGCGACCAATCGTTGATGGTGCATATGAAGGTCGGCGAGGTCCACCGCAAGCGGCGCGACTACCCCCGGGCGTTGGCGGCGTACGGCAGGATGCTCAAGCTCGACCCCGACACCCCGTTGGGCCACGCCGGACGCGCCGAGGTCCTGCTCAAGATGAAAGACTACGAGGAGGCCGCCGAGGCCGCGCTGACCGCAACCGAGCGGCTGTTCTTCCTCCCCCCCGCCCACCTGACACTTGGGCTGGCGATCGCCCGGCTCGGCGAGATCGAGCAAGCCATCCAGTGCGTCGAGGTCGCCGCGCGGCAGTCCCCCAGCTGGATCAGCCCGCACCGGCTGCTCGTCCGGCTGTACAAAATGGCCGGCAAAGATGAAGACGCCCAGGAACAGCGCGACCTCCTGAAAACGCTATACGAACAATTGGCCCAGCAACAACCGGCCCAGAACCCGGCCTGAGAACCGATCCATGACCTCCAAAGACTTTATCACCGTCGTCTCGGGGCTCCCGCGCTCGGGCACCTCCATGATGATGCAGGCCCTCGACGCCGGCGGCATCCCCCCACTCACGGACGGCGAGCGCGCCGCCGACGACGACAACCCACGCGGCTACTACGAGCTCGAATGCGTCAAGCAGATCCGAAAAGACGACACGTTCCTCGATGCGGCACAAGGCAAAGCGGTGAAGCTCATCCACCTGCTGGTGGCCCGGCTGCCCGCGCGGCACGAAGCGCGCGTCGTCTTCATGCGCCGCGACATCGACGAGGTCTTAGCGTCGCAGTCGAAGATGCTCGAGCGCTCGGGCAAGCAGGGCGGCGCGGTGAAGCCCGAGGTCTTGAAAGGCATCTTCACCAAGCAACTCAACGAGACGCTGGGCTGGCTCGCCGCGCAGCCGAACATCCAGGTGATCGAGGTCGGCTTCGGCGAAATGTTTGGCGACCCGGTCGCGGAGATGGGGAAGGTCGATGCGTTCCTGGGCGGCGGGCTCGATGTCGCCGCGATGGCCAGCGCAGTGGACCCGACGCTCTATCGCAACAAGTCGTCGTAGCCGAAGCATGGTCTCTATTCACGCTCGGCGGCGCGTTGCCGGCGTTGTTCGATCGCTTCGCCGATCGCGCGGAGCTGTCCGCGGTGGTAGTCGGCGAGGGGCTCGCTGCCGGCCAGGTGGTGGAGCCGCACGAGCAGGCGGTGGGCCGGGCGGAACTGGGGCCGCAGCGCGAGCGCGGTGTTGGCGGCGGCGATGGCCTCGGTGACGTGGCTTAGCCGGGCCAGCGCAAGCGCCAGCATCAGGTGCCCCCCGAGCAGGTGGTGCCGCAGCCCGACCGCGCTGAGCGCGTGGTCGACGGCCTGCTCATACTGACGCAGCCGCATCGCGACCCGTGCCAACCCGTAGTACGCCACGGGTTCGTTGGGGTCGATCTCCAATACCCGGTGAAACACGCGCTCGGCCTGCACATAGTCACGCTGGCCGGTGTGGGCGATCCCAACCCTCAGAAGCAACTTCGGGCTGTTGGGCGCTAAGTCCTCCGCAGTACGGAACTGTGCCATCGCCTCGGCGTAGCGGTGCTCGGCATAAAGCACCTGCGCCAGTTGCAGGTGCAGCTGCGGCGCGGGCGGCAGCTTGGTGCCCTCGGCCTCGGCCTGCGCACGGGCGGCGAAGGCCGCGTCCAGGTGCTCGCGCGCCAGCGACGGGTCGCCGGCCTCGAGCGCGTGCTCCGCGATCGCCGCGCGGTACTTCGCTTGGTCCGGGTACTGCCGGGCCAGCTCCTCAAGCAGCGACAACGACTCGCCAAACTTCATCGCGTCGGCCAGCGCCATCGCCAGGTTGAACTTCAGCTCGCGCACCGCCAGCGCTACCGTGTCTTCCACCTTCTCGGGCATCGCATCGACGTAGCCCAGGTCAACCATCTGCTGGATCGCCTCGGCTGCGGCGACCGGATCGACCCGCAACGCCTGGGTGTGTTCCCCGAAGCCGCCTTCGAGGTCGTCCCAGCTCGGGATCGTGCCCGTATCGGGCGGCGCATCGAACGCCGCGGCGAGGAGTTTGCCGTCCATGTCTTCGCCGACGGGCAGGCCCAGGACGCTGAGCATCGTGGGGCAAAGGTCGAGGATCGAAGCGCCGTAGAGTTGTTCGCCGCGACGGATGCCGGGGCCTTTCATCACGACCATGCCGTGGAACCGGTGCCAGACTGCGGGGCCCTGGGGTCCGTCGGGGATCGCCGCGGGCCGGAGGTGGTCGTTGAGGAATCCGTGGTCGGAGCAGATGATGACGGTGGTGTCGTCGTTGCAGAAGTCGAGCGCGCGGCCGAGCATCATGTCCTGGAGCTGGTACACGCCGTCGACGGTGTCTTTGAACGCTTCATAGAGCAGCGGGTCGATCTGCGGCAGCTTCGGCGGGCGGTGGTACATGAACGAGTGGCAGAAGTGGTCGATCGCGTCGAAGTAGATAAACGACGCGTCCCAGGGCTCCTGCTCCAAGACGGCGGTCGCGACCGACTGCACGGTCGCCATCTCGGCGAGCAGGCGGGCGAGCGCGGCGAGCCCCTTCGCGAGGTTCTCGTCCTCGACCTTCTGTCCCGCAAGCGACGGGACAAAGGGTGACAGGTCGCTGTGCTGCAGATCGTCGGCGTGGATACGCAACTTGCCCAGGGGCTCGGCCAACGCGGCGGGGTGGATCGCGTGGTCGGGGACATGCCACTTCTTGTCGCTCGGGCAGCCGCGCTGCAGCAGGTTGCTGACACAGACGCCGTGGATCGGCTCGGCGGGGTGGCTCGCGAACCAGCCGACGGTGTTGCTGTGCATGCCTCGGTGGGTGAGTATGTTCCAGATCGCGCGGGTCGTGCGCGAGGTCGAGGTGACGGGGCGGACGCCTGTACGGTCGGGCAGCGGCTCGATGAAGCCGTGGATGCCGTGCTTGTGCGGCCGCTTGCCTGTGGCGATTGTGGTCCACAGCATCGGCGAGAGCATCGGCTGTAACGACGCGAGATTGCCGCGCACGCCGCCCTCGATCAGCCCCGCAAGGTGGGGCATCTTGCCCTGCTCGAGCAGCGGGTCGATGACCTGCCAGTCCGCGGCGTCCCACCCGATCATCAGCAGTTTGCGTGAACCCTGCATGCCGGCTCCGGCGTGGGTCTGCGTAGGCGTGTTGCGAACGCGGGAGAAAAAACCACGGCCGATCGGTCGGCCGTGGTCGTTCGGTTCAAAAACTCAATACCCTCGGGATCAGTTGGCGTCGCGCACGGCCTTGCGGTCGCGGCGCGACATCACACCCACCGCGCCGAGCGCGAGCAGCGCGAGCGAGCCGGGCTCGGGGACCGCGCCCGCGTCGATGCCGGTGCCGGCGTCTTCGTAGCCCCACTGGACGACGGTCATCTGGGTTGTGCTGACGTTGGCGACCTCGATCCACGCGAACACTTGGCCTACGCCGTTGCCCGCGAAGAAGGTGTAGCCGAGGTATCCGCCGGTGCTGGGCGCGGCGAAGGCGCCAAAGCTGCCGTAGACCATCGTGCCCGCACCGAGCACGGGCCCGGCGGTGGTCGACGAGCCGACGTTGAAGCTGCGCGACGCGTCGATCGTATCGCCCAAGGCGAGGTTTGAGGCGTAGGGGAAGTTGGAGGCGGAGGTGTACACCGCAGGCCCGTCACCGAGGAAGGCCGCGCCGGCGTAGAGGAACGGTGTGTTGGCCGCGCCGAAGGTCCCGACGGCGAAGTTGACGTCCGTCGCGCCGTCGCCGTCCATGTCGATGTTGAGCAAAGGGTCGCCCGTGTTGATCACGATGTTCTGAGGCCCGCTGGCGATGATCGTCGCCGAAGCGCTGAGCCCGACCGTCGCGGCGGCGCCGGCCGCGGCCATCACGGAATACTTCTCGATCCGCTCGCTGAGCAACTGCTTCATCAAAATCTCCATATCCAGGCAAGAAAAAACAACCCCATTGCCCGCAGGGGTATCGATTCAGCCCCTCAGTATAGATGAAACCGCTCGCTGATCCAACATTTTCCGCGCAGCAACCCACTACCCGCCGCGGTTGATCTGCTCAAGACGGGTCAGGTCCATCAGGGCGCGGTGCGTACCCTCGGCGCCGGGGTCGCGCAGATCGGAAGGGGTCTGCTGGACATACGTGCCGTCGGGCTGCATGTCCCAGCTCTGGCGCTGGTCGGCGAACATGATCTCGAGGATCTCTTGCAGCCGACGCTGGTGCGACGGGTCGTAGATCGGCGTGATGCACTCGACGCGGTTGTTGAGGTTGCGGTACATCCAGTCCGCGCTGCCGGTGTAGTACTCGGGCTTTCCGGCGTTGTGGAAGACGTAGATCCGAGAGTGCTCGAGGAATCGGCCGATGACACTGGTCACCGTGATGTTCTCGCTGAGCCCCGACACGCCGGGCCGAAGGCAGCAGAACCCCCGCACGATGAGATCGACTCGTACGCCGGCGGCGCTGGCCTCGTAGAGCTTGTGGCAGAGCATCTTGTCCTCCAGCGAGTTCATCTTCGCGATGATGCGCGGGCCATCGGTGGCCGTGAGCGGGTCCCCGCCCTTGGCCGTGATCGCCTTGGCGTGCTCGATCTCGCGGTCGATCATGGCCGTGAACCGCCGGCGCATATTCGTCGGCGCAATGAGCAGGTGCTTGAAGTCTTTCTGGATAGATCGGCCGGTGAGGAAGTGGAACATCTGCACGAGGTCGCCCGTGAGGCGCGGGTCGCAGGTGAACAGCCCGAGGTCGGTGTAGAGGTTCGCGGTCTTGGAGTTGTAGTTGCCGCTGCCGATGTGCGCGTAGGTGCGGAGCCCGTCGGACTCCTGGCGGACGACGAGCGAGGTCTTGGTGTGGGTCTTGAGCCCGACGACGCCGTAGACTACATGGATGCCGGCCTTTTCGAGCCGACGCGCGAGCTCGACATTGCGCTCCTCATCGAAGCGTGCTTTGAGTTCGACAAGCACGACGACCTGCTTGCCCGACTCGGCGGCGCGGATGAGGTCGGGGATGAACGGCGAGTCCTTGGCTGTGCGGTAGAGCGTGAGCTTGATGGCGATCACGTTGGGGTCGGTGCAGGCCTCGGAGATGAAGCGTTCGACCGACTTGCTGAAGGATTCGTACGGGTGGTGGACCATCACGTCGCCCGAGCGGATGACGCTGAAGATGCTCGCGTCCTCGTCCGCGAGGCGTGGCGGGGTGACGGGGGTCCACGACTCGTACTTGAGCTCGGGGACGTCGGCCGTGCCGTGGACGACCCAGAGGTCGTTGTAGTCGAGTTCGCCGGGCATCTCGTAGATGTCCTGATCCTTGAGGTCCATCTCCTGGATCAGGTAGCGGTTGAGCGGACGGAACGGGTTGTCGTCGACTTCCAGCCGGACGACATCCGCGAAGCGCCGCTGGCGCAGCTCTTCATTCACGACTTCGAGCAGGTCTTCGGCGTCCTCATCGCTCGACCCGACCGCGGCGTTGCGTGTCACGCGGAAGGGCTCGATCTCCTGAATGTCCATGCCCTCGAAGAGGTGGTGCAGGTTGTGGTGGATCAGGTCGGTGAGTGTGATAAAACGGTAGGCGGGCAAGCCATCCTCGGTCTTCTGGCCGGTAGTCAGCCGCACCCAGCCCGGCAAGACCTCGGGCACCTTCACGCGCGCAAACTGCAAACCAAAACCGCCCGACGGGTCGGTCTGCGCCGCAAACGGATCGCCCGGCGGGATCCGCAGCATCACGCCCAGCGATGTCGACAGGTTCGAGATAAACGGGAACGGGTGGCCCGGGTCGACCGCCAACGGCGTGAGCACCGGGAACAGGTTGTCCATGAAGTGCTGCTCGGCCTCGACGCGCTCGGCGTCGGTCAGCTCGCCCCACTTGAGCAAATGAATCCCGTGCTCGGCCAACTCGGGCTTGATCTGCTTCTCAAAACACTCGGCCTGCTGATCCAGCATCGGCACAACCATCTCGCGGATCTTCAACACCTGGTCTGCGGCCGAGAGGTTGTCGGGGCCGCGCTGCTGTGCGCTGGTCGAGACCTGACGTTTGAGCGAACCCACGCGCTTCTGGTAGTACTCGTCCAGGTTCGAGTTGAAGATCGCCAAAAACCCGACGCGTTCGAGCAGCGGCGTGCGCTCGTCGAGCGCCTCGTGCAGCACCCGCCGATTGAACTCGAGCCAGGACACCTCGCGGTTGATGAACGCCTCGGGCTCGGGGATCGGCAAAGGCCAACGCGACGCCTCGGGCAGGTCGCCGTGCAGCGGCGTCGGGGGCTTGGGGGAATCGGGCGTCGTGGTGGGATCGGTTTGGGTCATGGCAATACGGGGTCGAGAGGGTCGGGGGAACAGCCCCACTATTGTAGAGGGTCGGGGTTCCATAGAAATCGGCATGTATAGCGGACAAGTAGCCCGCCCTTTTCAAGGGTGGGTGCCACCCACCGATGAAATCGGTGGGCTTCGAGTCAAACACCAAGCCCATCTACTCCTCGGGGGCGACGAGCACCACCGCGTCGCGGAGCTCGATGCGGTCAAGGATCGGGCCGTTGACGCCCTCTTCGACCGTGACGCTCAGGGCACGCGGGGCCCCGGCCGACGCCGGGCCGGGCAGCGCGACGTTGAGCACGTGCTCGGGCTGTTCGCTGTCGACCGTCACCCGCGCCAACTCATGCGCCCCCACCGCGACGACGACGACGCAGCCCGCCCAGGCGCGCCGCGCCTCGGGGACCTCGTCCCCCAGCGCGAGTACAACCGTCGCCGACAACCGTGTTGCACGCTCGGGCAGGTCGAACGCCACCGAAACCGGCGCGTGCAGCGCGACCGCGCCGCCCGCAGTCCGCCCCGCCGACACCGGCACGCCGAACGGCTCGGCCGCAGCGACCTCCTCCATGGCAAGCGACGCCAAGGGCACCAGCCGATGCCCGCCGACCTGGAAATCCAAACGTGTCACGACAGGCCAGGCCTGCACCGCGCCCGAGTCCGAGCCAGACGCGCCC
The sequence above is a segment of the Phycisphaeraceae bacterium D3-23 genome. Coding sequences within it:
- the dacB gene encoding D-alanyl-D-alanine carboxypeptidase/D-alanyl-D-alanine-endopeptidase yields the protein MGALLLASGLAAADVDSRVENHLGVADLRGTVVSVCVIDVARDEVLAEVDEDRAMIPASNMKLITTATALATLGGDFRFSTRLSLLEGVDGGRPSLLIVGDGDPAFGDPVTLDSAGYTVEDLVDWWLDAVEATGHTEFERIVLDDRVFANGAQERVHPTWPRNQLHKWYCAQVMGINFFNNVFQVRATPTRMGDDIELAIYPYGPFVRTDLRVRTGQIDQWDIITAADNNQITFRGQLRHAQQQRVAMHDPADIFGQLLKRELGRRGIGVGEVVRPDADEQLPDGTLLHQVNTTLQAVLNRTNRDSMNLYAEALLKRSGYQLTGAPGSFDNGSAAVRRFLANHIDDPTLAASIQVADGSGMSRENQVTTRALAEVLAAMPGTESFGPFLESLGRPGQGGTLDSRFADTDLTGAVYAKSGYLNGVSALSGYLVYPPRRAGGSPRYIAFSIVCNGFGSGNARELSNRDMKRLQEEIVALIDEEVVNAAPTR
- a CDS encoding PEP-CTERM sorting domain-containing protein; translated protein: MKLSLTTRLSKYGALAVAGAAATAGVQTADAAIVYSGVQNIAVPADFTGVYIDLDGLAFNTTGGNAASDYNIWFTGGGWDTFHPNGTTTHEASDAVNVDVLAAGAAVTGGTSLNQDELDLFDSSLGGPGSGFIGFNNAGNLGWIQLANVDASAGTLTVVDWAFEDSGGAINAGQVPEPGSLALLGLGGLALLRRRR
- a CDS encoding alkaline phosphatase family protein, encoding MTDTPSKKLVFLGWDAADWQLMRPLIEQGRMPNLKRVMDAGAWGNLSTLDPILSPMLWNSIATGKRPQKHNILGFIEPKPDGSGVRPVSSTSRTARAFWNIFHHAGLRGHVLNWFASHPAEPINGAVVTNIYAALKADGDKLAPLPPHTVSPETLAGDLSGVRVGPTKLRQEVLRRFVAPDVQLKPKRDAHKLGHLSKMVAEMASVQAGYMHLLRHEPWDYAAVYFGAVDHFCHHFIEFMPPQMPDVARHDMLNFREVVNECYVYHDKMLAETLKEAGDDALLMICSDHGFLNGQLRPTKEVDPAAWHRFHGMVLLHGPGIAKNEELIGATLLDITPTLLTLMGLPVGEDMDGKVLEQAFETPPTIERIPSWEDVEGDFGEHPADMKEDAFEAQESLRQLVELGYIDAPDGDVEAQIEIARREQQVNLAAAYQFAGQLDEAEQIWDGILKDYPDEARFLLKAAELNMSRRQFDKAETLLAHCEATHGPMPQVCLYRSHIAIATGDLDAADQQLAKAQQLGDQSLMVHMKVGEVHRKRRDYPRALAAYGRMLKLDPDTPLGHAGRAEVLLKMKDYEEAAEAALTATERLFFLPPAHLTLGLAIARLGEIEQAIQCVEVAARQSPSWISPHRLLVRLYKMAGKDEDAQEQRDLLKTLYEQLAQQQPAQNPA
- a CDS encoding sulfotransferase; translated protein: MTSKDFITVVSGLPRSGTSMMMQALDAGGIPPLTDGERAADDDNPRGYYELECVKQIRKDDTFLDAAQGKAVKLIHLLVARLPARHEARVVFMRRDIDEVLASQSKMLERSGKQGGAVKPEVLKGIFTKQLNETLGWLAAQPNIQVIEVGFGEMFGDPVAEMGKVDAFLGGGLDVAAMASAVDPTLYRNKSS
- a CDS encoding alkaline phosphatase family protein, with the translated sequence MQGSRKLLMIGWDAADWQVIDPLLEQGKMPHLAGLIEGGVRGNLASLQPMLSPMLWTTIATGKRPHKHGIHGFIEPLPDRTGVRPVTSTSRTTRAIWNILTHRGMHSNTVGWFASHPAEPIHGVCVSNLLQRGCPSDKKWHVPDHAIHPAALAEPLGKLRIHADDLQHSDLSPFVPSLAGQKVEDENLAKGLAALARLLAEMATVQSVATAVLEQEPWDASFIYFDAIDHFCHSFMYHRPPKLPQIDPLLYEAFKDTVDGVYQLQDMMLGRALDFCNDDTTVIICSDHGFLNDHLRPAAIPDGPQGPAVWHRFHGMVVMKGPGIRRGEQLYGASILDLCPTMLSVLGLPVGEDMDGKLLAAAFDAPPDTGTIPSWDDLEGGFGEHTQALRVDPVAAAEAIQQMVDLGYVDAMPEKVEDTVALAVRELKFNLAMALADAMKFGESLSLLEELARQYPDQAKYRAAIAEHALEAGDPSLAREHLDAAFAARAQAEAEGTKLPPAPQLHLQLAQVLYAEHRYAEAMAQFRTAEDLAPNSPKLLLRVGIAHTGQRDYVQAERVFHRVLEIDPNEPVAYYGLARVAMRLRQYEQAVDHALSAVGLRHHLLGGHLMLALALARLSHVTEAIAAANTALALRPQFRPAHRLLVRLHHLAGSEPLADYHRGQLRAIGEAIEQRRQRAAERE
- a CDS encoding PEP-CTERM sorting domain-containing protein, yielding MKQLLSERIEKYSVMAAAGAAATVGLSASATIIASGPQNIVINTGDPLLNIDMDGDGATDVNFAVGTFGAANTPFLYAGAAFLGDGPAVYTSASNFPYASNLALGDTIDASRSFNVGSSTTAGPVLGAGTMVYGSFGAFAAPSTGGYLGYTFFAGNGVGQVFAWIEVANVSTTQMTVVQWGYEDAGTGIDAGAVPEPGSLALLALGAVGVMSRRDRKAVRDAN
- the ppk1 gene encoding polyphosphate kinase 1, with the translated sequence MTQTDPTTTPDSPKPPTPLHGDLPEASRWPLPIPEPEAFINREVSWLEFNRRVLHEALDERTPLLERVGFLAIFNSNLDEYYQKRVGSLKRQVSTSAQQRGPDNLSAADQVLKIREMVVPMLDQQAECFEKQIKPELAEHGIHLLKWGELTDAERVEAEQHFMDNLFPVLTPLAVDPGHPFPFISNLSTSLGVMLRIPPGDPFAAQTDPSGGFGLQFARVKVPEVLPGWVRLTTGQKTEDGLPAYRFITLTDLIHHNLHHLFEGMDIQEIEPFRVTRNAAVGSSDEDAEDLLEVVNEELRQRRFADVVRLEVDDNPFRPLNRYLIQEMDLKDQDIYEMPGELDYNDLWVVHGTADVPELKYESWTPVTPPRLADEDASIFSVIRSGDVMVHHPYESFSKSVERFISEACTDPNVIAIKLTLYRTAKDSPFIPDLIRAAESGKQVVVLVELKARFDEERNVELARRLEKAGIHVVYGVVGLKTHTKTSLVVRQESDGLRTYAHIGSGNYNSKTANLYTDLGLFTCDPRLTGDLVQMFHFLTGRSIQKDFKHLLIAPTNMRRRFTAMIDREIEHAKAITAKGGDPLTATDGPRIIAKMNSLEDKMLCHKLYEASAAGVRVDLIVRGFCCLRPGVSGLSENITVTSVIGRFLEHSRIYVFHNAGKPEYYTGSADWMYRNLNNRVECITPIYDPSHQRRLQEILEIMFADQRQSWDMQPDGTYVQQTPSDLRDPGAEGTHRALMDLTRLEQINRGG